The Nitrospiria bacterium sequence CAAGCGGGAACGGGTGCAGCCCGCCCAACTCGAGCAGGCCTATCCGGCCGGAGCCAGCGGCTATCATACGGTGGTCGCCCTGGTGTCGTGACACATTCTATTCTTTAGGAGCGGTTCGCGAAGCGCCCCTACAGAAAAAAAGGCGGCTTTTCCGGAAAATCCGGAAAAGCCGCCCCCGCGTGCCGAAGAACGTTTACCTCCGCTTACCCCTCCGAGCCATCTTCGCCCTGGAGATATCGCCCTGCTTGTCAATGAAATAGAGATAACCTTCCTCTCTCTTGACACCCGCTTTGGCGATCTTCTGGGGTTTCCCGGGATTGTGCTTGCCCCCTCCCCGAGCCATCTTCGTCCGTGAAACATCGCCCTGCTTATCAAGATAGTAAAGCCATCCCTTTTCCCGCTTTACTCCCGCCTTCGCTACCTTTTGGGCCATCCGTTCCTCACCTCCTTTCAAGATCGAATGAACGAACCTGGGACCTCGTCACTCGACGACGTCCAGTTTGATGTGCAGTTCCTTGAGCTGCTGTTCCGTCACATGCGACGGCGCGTCGCTGAGAAGACAGATCGCCTTCTGGGTCTTCGGAAACGCGATGACGTCGCGGATCGATTCGGCGCCGGACAGGATCATCGCCAGGCGATCCAAGCCGAACGCGATCCCCCCGTGGGGCGGGGCCCCGTATTCCAGGGCCTCCAGCAAGAAGCCGAATTTTTCCTGCGCCGACGCCGGGTCGATGCCGAGCAGCTTGAACAGCCGGGACTGAACATCCCGGCGATGGATCCGGATGCTCCCGCCGCCGATTTCGGAGCCGTTCAGGACCAGGTCGTACGCCTTGGCGCGGGCGCGCTGCGGCTCCGTTTCCAAAAGCGGCAGATCCTCGTCCAACGGAGACGTGAACGGATGGTGCATGGCGACGTACCGTTGCTCGGCTTCGTCGAATTCCAGCAGCGGAAAATCCGTGATCCAGACGAAACGGAACTGATCCGCCGGGATCTTTTCGAACCGTTCCGCCAGCTTTGTTCGGAGCCCTCCCATCACCTCCCGGGCCGTTTTGAGCTGATCCGCCACGAACAGGAGCAGATCGCCCGGTTTCGCCGGGAGGGCGCCCGCCAGCGCGCGGAGGAGCGGCTCGCCCAGAAATTTCACGATGGGGGAATCGAAGCCCTCGGCCGATACCTTGACCCAGGCGAGCCCCTTCGCCCCCAGCGCCTTGGCGGCTTCCGTCAATTCATCCAGTTCCTTCCGCGACAGCGTGGCTCGGCCTTCCACCACCATCGCCCGGACGACGCCCTTGCGGTTCAGGGTTTCCTGGAAAACCTGAAAGGAGGAGCCCGCCACCCGCGCGGAGACGTCGTGCACCTCGAGTCCGTACCTAAGGTCCGGTTTGTCGCTGCCGTAGCGGTCCATCGCCTCGGCATAGGACAGCCGCGGAAAAGGCGTCGGCAGACGGATCCCCTGGATCGTCTGGAAGACCTCGGTCAGCATCGCCTCCATCAGCGAACGGATCTCCTCCGGATCCACGAACGAAAGCTCGAGATCGATCTGGGTGAATTCCGGCTGACGGTCCGCCCGAAGATCCTCGTCCCGAAAGCAGCGGGCGATCTGGTAGTAGCGTTCCATGCCGGCCACCATTAAAATCTGCTTGAACAACTGCGGCGACTGGGGCAGCGCGTAAAATTGGCCGGGGTTCACGCGGCTGGGGACCAGGTAGTCGCGGGCGCCTTCGGGCGTGCTCTTCG is a genomic window containing:
- the aspS gene encoding aspartate--tRNA ligase — its product is MKRTHDCGRLRKGDIGQTAVLMGWVQSRRDHGGLIFIDLRDREGITQVVFNPALSPDTHKQAKELRSEDVVGVRGRVEARPAGTVNAQLPTGEIELVADELDILNAAKTPPFPIEDNVLVSENLRLKYRYLDLRRPRMQANLKRRHHILRVVRNFLDGHGFIEVETPHLTKSTPEGARDYLVPSRVNPGQFYALPQSPQLFKQILMVAGMERYYQIARCFRDEDLRADRQPEFTQIDLELSFVDPEEIRSLMEAMLTEVFQTIQGIRLPTPFPRLSYAEAMDRYGSDKPDLRYGLEVHDVSARVAGSSFQVFQETLNRKGVVRAMVVEGRATLSRKELDELTEAAKALGAKGLAWVKVSAEGFDSPIVKFLGEPLLRALAGALPAKPGDLLLFVADQLKTAREVMGGLRTKLAERFEKIPADQFRFVWITDFPLLEFDEAEQRYVAMHHPFTSPLDEDLPLLETEPQRARAKAYDLVLNGSEIGGGSIRIHRRDVQSRLFKLLGIDPASAQEKFGFLLEALEYGAPPHGGIAFGLDRLAMILSGAESIRDVIAFPKTQKAICLLSDAPSHVTEQQLKELHIKLDVVE